ttcgtgtcgtgtgatCCCTCttgctctcatattaaatagtataagtggcagagggaccgcacgacacgaacttcgagtttcgagtttcttagtagagcgagagggacggtacgatacaaacatCGATTTTGgaaacttcggagtaggccctttgtagagctactacgaaattggaaaatcgaagttcgtatcgtaccgtctctctcactcgtatgaaataatattaacatcagcgggacggcaagatacgaaggttgatttttaatttgatagtAGCCCTCCTGATCACATCACGTAGATTAAAAAACCCTTAGATTGTATTTCATCATATTTCACTTATTCCATGGGAACAAATCGAAtgaacagaaaataaaattagtgaTAAAAAACGATTAATATTCGGAAGCAACGAAATCATAATCAAAGCCTCAATGATCAAAGGCATCAAAGCTTTTGTTAAGTTTCGTAATGGAACGTTATTGGCTTGGACAGGTTGAACTGTCACTTGTCAGCTGTCATCTTTACGGGGTTGATTCGATTTCTAGCTATTGCTTTTCTCAAATTCCGCCCGCAGACATAGAATGGGTTGCGGCTTATAAATTTAAATCCTGtgaattgtattaaaaatgtttactcGTTCCAGACTATTCATTACCAAAGCGCTACCTTTAAGAGTATGTacagataatttattttgagtGTAAACCTGTTTTGTAGTTTATATATAACCTTACTCGTTCTTATTTGTTTTCAGAATGCATTTAAAACGGAATATCAGAATGAAGCACGGGTCTTATTCAGTGTAACTAATGCGCGATATCGTTCAACTACTCCGTTAAACACAGTAGTTATGTTCGTGCCACAACAGGAGGTTCGTAACCTTATtgaaatttacataagtttagTGTAAcgaacttttttatttacttatgatAGGTATATTATTGTACTTATCTAATTGAGATTTAACACGTAtctaactttaatttattttagcttACTCGCCCCATTGAATGACATTTTCTTGTCATATTATTCTACAACTCTCAATGTTCATTTCAAGAGTTcggaaatcaatgatatttaaattcttttatttttcataagttCTAATATTACATCATCTCAAAAGTCCTTTCTTAAACAAATACCCAAAAATGAATCACTTTTAAGATGTTTGTAAATGATGAAACTTTGTAAACTTATTATGAAATATTTCTAGGCCTGGATAGTTGAGCGGATGGGCAAGTTTCATAGAATTCTGGAGCCAGGTTTGAATTTGCTTTGGCCTATAGTGGATAAGGTCAAATATGTGCAAAGTCTGAAAGAAATCGCTATTGATGTGCCCAAACAGAGTGCCATTACCTCGGACAATGTTACACTAAGTATTGATGGTGTATTGTACCTGAGAATCATCGATCCTTATCTAGGTGAGTTGTGGAAGTTATTATTAATGGGACAGGGCTGTGTGGCACAAACCTGTTCCTACAGAAATACCGGTTTATTAATAATATCAATATGAACTTCTTTAAAACCACAATTAGTGGTCCATGTGTATGCGTTGTAAGAAAAATAAGGACTTTGTTAATTTCCTCCTGGAATGTGACCAGATTAATAAAGTATTTAGATTTTGTGAATTTGTATAATGGAGTATGATTTCAAGAAAGCCTTTGTCAGATGATgcaatatattaatatatacatttattaGACATGCTTATGTACCCAGCCAGAGACTGTCTCTGGGCAAGGcagcatattattataatgtggtTTTCTGTGGCTTTCCATCAAGCTGACACAATCACATTTAGTGTACCCACCTCCTTAAAATATTagacaaaaaaaagaattttaaagtgttgttgctttattaattactattaaTTTAGCCTTATATGTATGTCATGGATAATATTCAAGCCTTACAGGATTGTCAATTGACTATTACAATATCGAGATGGTGGTGAACGCCGTGTGACCGCTTGTTGGCCGGAGCGTCATTCTACTTTGGACTGTAGGAACAACAACACCTGGCTAATAATTCTGTCAGTTTGTCTGTTGATTAGCTCTGTACATACTCTGActggttttgtaatttaattattactggcttgtgaaataaaacaactgtgctccaaaagaagttattattgaagctctcactcaagtacctacatacatcatGAAGGCATCCTGACGGCGAGACGGAAGTACTCTCATTCCATCCATCAATCATCATCTCACATCTCTTCTCCACTCTCGTCGACATGTATATAGAACTTATTTACActaatgtaaatttttgattCCACAGCATCCTATGGAGTAGAAGACCCTGAGTTTGCTATAACACAACTGGCACAAACCACCATGAGGTCTGAGCTTGGTACCATTTCCCTGGACAAAGTCTTCCGCGAGAGAGAATCCCTGAATGTATCCATAGTCCATGCCATCAATAAAGCAAGTGAGGCATGGGGTATAACTTGCCTTCGGTATGAGATCCGTAAGTACATTGATTGCCTCTGCTAACTTGCGCTAACCTTATGGACATTTGATGATCTGCTCTTTAGATTAGAACAGACTTGAAAAAAATTTAAGAACAAAATCTTCCACAATTTTGGCCTCCTTGCAGGGTGGTTATGAAAGTAATTGTACGTAGTAGCTGCTGCATTGTTACCGAAACATGGAAATAATTTGTGTATGTGGGGAGGGTGTGTAAAAAAGTGGTGGTAACCTAGTGGCAGGCTATTCCCACTTGTCCAAGGCCGCGCGGTAAATACTAGTCGGTTGCTACGCCTCGCTGCGCACGGACGGCGCTGCCTACCTACAATATACGTTTCCCGCGCAAACAACTAGCACCCAGCGCGTGCGTcctgtgtacctacctaatgtaaaaaaaaatactgacatattgCGCGGTGCACCaatcaaaaataaactaaatattacaCTATGACATTGTTCAgttaataaaattcaatcagttgtttgttttgtggAATCACCTTGCCCCCTGAATACCTAAAATACCAAACGAGCAAAGGCGCGAGAAAAAGCTAGCGTTTACATAACGGATGCAACCCAAGCGCACATTTCAATGACGTTGCGTCACCCGCGCCCTGATAGGAGCGGAAGGCATCGATAGCGGTGGGATCGCCCTCCGTCCATACAAGTGGTGTATCTGTTATTTAGTAACTTGTATATAATCTGTGCCTAGCTGTTTAAAGTATGTTGTCGTAGACTAGtggtttatattattatttttaattatgatatagctgtatgtatgtccataattttttgttttattgataaaagaataaaaaataattttttgtcaaattataaaaattttaaGAATCTACTAGCGTTATAATGTAAATTTGTATGTAGAAAAACCCCCTTGACTGGATATCTCACTACCTATTCTTGTTTTCCAGGTGATATTAAACTACCGTCTCGCGTCCACGAAGCGATGCAAATGCAGGTGGAAGCGGAGCGGAGGAAGCGAGCCGCCATCTTGGAGTCCGAGGGTGTGCGGGCGGCCGACATCAACGTCGCCGAGGGTAAACGGCAAGCGAGGATATTGGCTTCCGGTAAGTTTTCTATGGCCATCTGAATCTGATCATACAGTAAATGGCTGCATAGGCTAGTCTAGCTAACACctaaaggttgaaaacgcctgagTCTAACTGCTAGACTCAGgcgttttcaactttttggtgttaacggcacacttttcgttcatcaaagttttacggacggcacaccagtaaaaatagccaagtgcgagtcggactggcgcgtaaaGTACCTTTACCTATAAAGGGTTCtgtacagtatacccataatatgtataacatagcggacagcggaggcttttaatagggtctcgttgacaccttttatacgaatcgcatacacttcgcggcgatCGCGGCACAGCGGTTGAAAACCTCTGGGCTAGACCAATGTGCCGCAAACTTTTTGTATTCAAGGCACATCAAGGAAAACGAAAATTTTTGGAGGTACACCATAAATGAAAAATCtgattttaagtaatattatgtgcatgTAAGTGTTTTTCTTCCGTCTGTCTATTTAGCTTTATGTATGAGATAACCTTATTTTTCCGAGGCACACCAACTAAGGACCACGGTACACCAGTGAGCCGCGATACGCACTTTGTGGAACACTGGGCTAGACTAGGGGTTGAAACTCAGAAGcgttcactatctctttctaccctcatcttatcaGTATACTCGTAAGATGAGGTATtcttttacagaaagaagttttaaaataaaaccgatTTTGTTAAACGTTAGATAATATGGTTCAAGATTAttatatcttcataattttttgtttaattgacaaaagaaaaaataagtttccaatattttctaataatctaacaGATGGATGAATTagtagaagttttttttacacaggAAACCACCTCATTGTAAAAGAAGATTAAAACCGCTTATGCAGTTtgataatgaaaatgaaatgattgTTGGTTTCGCTTTAATTACTCATGGCGGCTAATTTTTGGCTATTTCAGAGGCCGAGAAACAAGAACAGATCAACAAAGCCTCCGGAGAGGCGAACGCCATGCTCGCGGTCGCTGAGGCCCGCGCGAAGGGACTCCAGTTGGTCGGGAGTGCACTCGGACAGAGGGTAATGTTACTTTTATATGTAGTTTATTTTGTATCAATAGAATAGACAATGAAATCGTTAGGAGTCGTATAGAACTGCTGTCATTTATctcatttataaattttatgcgACAGATATTTGTGATGCTACtttgttttgtccaaataaataaagacgGGTCACAATTATCTGTCACAAAAGTTTACCAATGattggtgaaacaggccctaagccTTACTAATGTGGTCTTATTGTCTTTTGACATATGTCAATTAATAAACAGCgttcctaaaaaaaaactgcattcctTAAGAAATGTGTTTGCTCTGggcctttactacgaagtgcaaactgccttctctgtttgttttgtccgaataaacaaagacggcattacttttatctgacacttaaagttagtcgacaagtggtgaaacaggcccttaccCTATTTCCATATCTATCACTTACACAGTAAATGGTATCTTATTCCACAGGACACTAAACACGCAGCGTCTCTCACCCTCGCCGAGCAGTACGTGGCCGCGTTCAACAAGTTAGCTCGCACCAACAACACGCTGATACTGCCGGCTAACGCTGGCGATGTCTCCAACTTAGTTGCACAGGTGGGTGGCTAGCATTGCAGACGCGCTGTGACATTCCAGTCGCAGCCACAAGTGTCGCAAACCACAAGTACCTATTTGTATGCGGAACAAACCACATTTTTGACAAATATTATGAATTACTAGTtggttgcccgcgactccgtccgcgtagaattagtttattgctatcccgcgggaactatgcaattttctggtaTAAAAACTAACCCACATCTTTcgcgggattcaaactatctgtataccgaatttcatctatatcggttcagcggtttagacgtgatgaggtaacaaacagactgacaaactttcgcttttctaatattattatagcgGGATGGATAGTTGTTATTTAAGTGTGTTAATTTTTGATCAGTGCAAAGCAATTTTCCTATGATCTGCCCACTGCTCGGCGTTTGCTACTGCGTGATTCGGGAatcgggagacgtgagcaggcaTTTACACCCTCGGTaattgaaagaaaaacatttattcgtgacattttcgtacaagcaaaaaaaaaaatagataaaaaaacgaaaacCAAGACAgacatgtcacgaaatggtcccaactcagcatgttGTCAACTTTGCAGCCGACGCTGATCTTCCGTTGGTAAGGCATTGGAACCATGATAATGGATCTTTCACAGTCATGTTTAAGTAAAACCCCACTTTTAATTACAGTGACCATGCACTTGTAAttcaataatttttgttttcaacatctaaaaaaaagttaacctCACTTATACTGGTTTGTTCGCGAGGATACAGTAATTCTTAAAGCCTCTGGCTATAATCGATAATTCTTTGACCCAGGCAATGTCCATTTACTCTACGGTCTCACAACACAATCTCCAAGCAGCAGCGTCACAACCGGACGTAACAGAAGCAGCCTACGAAGACCCCCTAGTCAAGTTCAACGCTCTCACTGAAAAAGGTACGACCATGGCCGGCCAAGCTGTAACTAACGAGGACGATAGCCTAGCAGAATACTTCTCAGACGACGAGGAGAGAGAGAAAGCGTTACAAGCACAGAAAgagaagaaagagaaagaacAGATTGTCCACAAGTACGAAAGAGATTCATAAGGTTTCAGTAAGAGTATATAGTCGcctgttattaaataaatttacgtTAATagtttacttgtttttattacatCTGTTTTCTGTGACGCCATTCAACTGATAGAACTCTAGAGTCCTTCAGAGAACGAGTTGACTCAATTCTTGAAGAAGACAACGAATTTGTTCGAACCTTTACCCGAATTCATTCGCGTTAACATACTAGTGGGGTACTTATGGCCACTCAATGTATGGGAaccaatatttttgacattaaagGATGAGACTTGGCACACTTGTTCCTTAGGTGGACCAGAGTGGAAAACGCCCGGGAGCCAGCGGGAGCCACCCTGcagggggggagggggagggggtaaAGTTTACTTACGCCGCGCGTACTGTTGGTCGTAATAACTGCTAATTTATTGCTACTATGGCAAGTTGGGTATCATTTTCGGATAAATAAAAGATGGCCGATCATTatccgaaacaaaaaaaacacctttacatacaaaaaaaaataattacggccgataattgaaaatttcatgaaaaaaattttttttcctgTAACGATATATCTCGAACGCATACCGATATTggcaaaaaaaatgtgtcaagAAAGCCACATTCAtacagattccaaaaatataaGCATTATTggaacaatttaataaaaaatgcgtttaaaaaatattatacacatCGCGGCAGTAgcatatttaaagaaatattagATTAATAACATCAACAAAGAGTACTTTTATAGGTTGCTAGGGTCATGTACAACTAAATACAGTCTATTTAGATAGAATAAAGCACAATGTAAATGTGAtgcttttaaattacaataactttgtatgtactatgtatacgagtatatatacaaTCAATTACCTAAGTATGGTTCTATTTAAACTTATAACTGACCTGAGCCTAATGACGATTGCAAGTAACATAAAGATTTGTTattaaacaaacttttatatttaaaatactgtcttataaatattttgtttattatgtacATTTTCCCCCGCAGTCGCACAATTCCGTGCACTTAAGTTGCCGCTGGAAACACTTACACCTCGAACCACCGCAACACTTTTTGCACCTGCATCGAATCATTTTCAAGCATGCACCGGCAGCTACTGGTTGGTCTGTCCAAGTAGGTCGCCTGCTGTCACTGGCTTTGGTCCATCGTCAATTAGATGGATCAGGAAGATTTTGTGTCGGTGAAATCTGACCCCATACATAGACAGCTTGGAACACTGCTTGCAGGAAATGCTGATACAGAGCGGCTTTCGTTGGTGGTATAGTTTCCAGTTGgcgggtttttttttgaaaacgcagATGCTTTCGGGCTTCATTTACAGTAGAAAATGAACTGGATCTAAAACAAAACGAAAAAATATCAACTAAGTACTAAAatacttaatgttttattaattttattgaaatgcaCATTATTACCTATCATATAAAATGACGACAAACTTTTCAATAATCGCAAAAGCCTCGGTAGTCCTTCCCTCATATGCTGCCAGAAACCCTTCTGTAGCATTAGGAAATGCGTTCCATATCTCTATTGCACTTTTTTTGCCATTCCCGTTTAAACAGGAGACATTGTCACACCCTATGAAGGCGTGAAACAGGGGAGCACTTTCGCTAGAGCCTAGCTAGAGGAGCTGTGGATACACATCGGCACTGGAAAACACCAGCAGTACCTTCCATATCATGAAATAGCTAATGCTCTAGGTGAAAAAGAATTAgtattatcaattttatttatccgTGTAAATCCAAGTAaggcaaaatataaaatatttccttttacaGGGCCAGAAAAAGCGAGTGCTCCCCCTGTTCCACGC
This portion of the Choristoneura fumiferana chromosome 14, NRCan_CFum_1, whole genome shotgun sequence genome encodes:
- the Stoml2 gene encoding stomatin like 2 isoform X1; the encoded protein is MFTRSRLFITKALPLRNAFKTEYQNEARVLFSVTNARYRSTTPLNTVVMFVPQQEAWIVERMGKFHRILEPGLNLLWPIVDKVKYVQSLKEIAIDVPKQSAITSDNVTLSIDGVLYLRIIDPYLASYGVEDPEFAITQLAQTTMRSELGTISLDKVFRERESLNVSIVHAINKASEAWGITCLRYEIRDIKLPSRVHEAMQMQVEAERRKRAAILESEGVRAADINVAEGKRQARILASEAEKQEQINKASGEANAMLAVAEARAKGLQLVGSALGQRDTKHAASLTLAEQYVAAFNKLARTNNTLILPANAGDVSNLVAQAMSIYSTVSQHNLQAAASQPDVTEAAYEDPLVKFNALTEKGTTMAGQAVTNEDDSLAEYFSDDEEREKALQAQKEKKEKEQIVHKYERDS
- the Stoml2 gene encoding stomatin like 2 isoform X2 codes for the protein MFVPQQEAWIVERMGKFHRILEPGLNLLWPIVDKVKYVQSLKEIAIDVPKQSAITSDNVTLSIDGVLYLRIIDPYLASYGVEDPEFAITQLAQTTMRSELGTISLDKVFRERESLNVSIVHAINKASEAWGITCLRYEIRDIKLPSRVHEAMQMQVEAERRKRAAILESEGVRAADINVAEGKRQARILASEAEKQEQINKASGEANAMLAVAEARAKGLQLVGSALGQRDTKHAASLTLAEQYVAAFNKLARTNNTLILPANAGDVSNLVAQAMSIYSTVSQHNLQAAASQPDVTEAAYEDPLVKFNALTEKGTTMAGQAVTNEDDSLAEYFSDDEEREKALQAQKEKKEKEQIVHKYERDS